CACGTTCTGGATTTCGCATGGTGGCGTAGACGTGGTGACCCGCCGCTGCCAGTTCAAGGGCGGTGTGAAGGCCCACGCCGCTGGACGTTCCCGTGATGAGGATAACTTTGCCCTCGGTCGTCATCGTTGTCTCCTTCGTGTGGCCTTTGGTGCAAGGAGCAGCCAGTGGCCCAGTTCTTGAGAAGCTAGTGGTAAGCCCTGCTCCGCCCACGGTACGCCGAACAGCTCTCCGGGATGTCGAGCTGGAGGCCCCTCCGGGAAAACTGAGATTGGCCCTGAGCACACGCCCTCGTTTCAGCTTCTGGTGAAGGCGTCCGGCACACATACAGGGTACGAAGTTGCACTGTGCGACCGACAGCACTTTTTCAGCGGCTGTGTCATCAAAGAGCCGCGCTGCCGGGCTTGCGTTCAACAGCAGTCAAGCTGGCCCGCACCACAGGCCAGCTTGATTCAGAAGTGCTCCTCCTGCCTTATTCCTGAGGGCGGGTCACACCCTCCCCTCTCCTTTTCACCTGAGAATCTTGGCCAGGGCTTCAAGCCGCTTCAGGTCTGTCAGGGGACCGGTGGACGCCTCCTGCGGGTCCAGGGGATAAGTGTTGACTGGCAATTTGGCCTGCGCCAGCAGGGTGTCAGTCATGTTGCGCGGAACGAGCTGACCACCCGTTTTGGCGCGCAGCAACACCACCCGGTCGGCCTTGAGGGTCAGCAGCGCCTCGGGGATGACCACCTTGAACACGGTGTTGGCGTCCATCCCGGCTGGCACGCTCAGTTTCAGGCCCAGTTGCCGCAGCGTCCCCGAGAAGCTGAACTTCTCGCCCAGGGCCATGACGCTGGTCGGCTCGAACATGACCAGCAGCGCCGTGTTGGGCCGGGCCAGGACAGGGGCGAGCTTGCCGCGCAGTTCGGTGACCCGGCGGTCAAAGGTCTGGATAGAGCGCTCAGCCGTCTGGGTGCGGCCAAAGACACGGCCGAGTTTTTTCAGGGCTGGGCGCCACCCCGCGTCCGTCGCGTCGAAATCGAAGGCCGGGGTAGGGACAATTTTGCTGAGGGCCGCGTAATTCGCCTTCGAGTCGGGGAGCCCGGCCAACGAGTACATGATGATGAGGTCAGGCTTGGCCGCCAGCACCGCCTCAAAGAGCGGGAGAACGGCATGGTCCAGGACAGGCCCGTCGGTCGGCCACCGCTCCCTCCCCCGGCCTCCCCTAGAGCGAGACCCGCTGGGGTTCAGTTTCAGCCTGACAGCGGGATTCCGTGAACCCCTCTTCACTTCGATTCAGCCGCTGGCGGTGGCAGTCACTGGGTCTGCTGCGCCGCCTGGCCTGCCTGCTCAGTGCTGAGGGCATCTCTCAGGCGGCCTCCAAATCTCTCTAGATCAGGCAGTTGCCGGGCCGACAGTGCGCGCCGCCGAGGCGGTTTGCTGCGCCTGCCACTCGAAGCCCTCGGCCTCATCCAGCCGGAACGCAGCGCGGGCGGCGGCGGCCGCCTGGATAAACCACGCCGACGCCTGTGTGGGCGACTCCCCGGAAGCCCAGTGCCCGGCAATGCGCGGCGCGCTGCCATGATGACGCTCCAGGGTGCGGGCCGCGCTGCGGTGCAGCAACCGGCGAATGCTGGCCGGAATACCTGCCGCCACCGCCTGAAGCAGGAGGTCGTGGCTAAACCGTTCCCCCTGCATAATCTGCCGCCCTTCCAGTTCTTCCCAGGCGGCCGCCACGTCCAGCAAGGGCAGGCCCAGCATCTCGCCAATCAGGTCTACCGTGAAATCCTGTTGCAACACGCTTGCGGCGCGGGCCACATGCAGGGCCCGTTCGGACAGCTGCTCCAGGCGGCGCATCAGCACCTCCTGAATCAGGGGGGGCAGCGGCAGGGGGCCTGCATCGTCGGCACCGGCCTCCAGCAGATACCGCACCGCCTCCTGCACAAACTGGGGATAACCTCCTGCCAGTTGCGTGATAGCCGCGATGCGCGGTTCCAATTCCGGCACACCCAGGCTGTGCACCAGCCGCCGAGTGTCGGCCTCATCCAGGGGGCCCAGTTCGATATGAATGGCCTGACCGCCCTGAACCACTCCCTGCAACATGGTTTTCTGGGGCAGAGGCAGCTCGCCGGCCCGGAAGGCGACAATGCCCGGCGGCCCGGTCTGGCCTTCGGCCAGCGGATAGGTGCGGGAGGCAAACGCCGCCCCGAAGTCCGAGGTCGCCTTGTCGCAGTACTGCCAGTCGTCCTGAACGATCACCGACGCGCCCTGGGTCGTCAGGACGATGGCGTCCCCCATGGCGGTATAGAACCTCAGGCGCGCCTCCTCATCCACGATCGGCGGGGGTGGGCCGCCGGGACCGGCGCATTCGGGCAGCAGCCGGGACAGCTCCTGCTGAACATAACCCGGCAGCTCAACGTCGGGCGCGGCCCGCAGGTAGGTGCGCAGGATGCGCGAAAGGGTGCTGTACGGCACCGTCAGGTCGCCGGGACGGCCGTCCAGCCACACATGTGAACCTTTGGCCTGCACGAAATCCTGAAGCAGTCGGCTTTTGCCCACGCCGGGCTCGCCAGAAATAAAGATAATCTGCCCCTTGGCCCAGGCCGCTTCCATGCGCGCCCAGGCCTCTTCCCGGCCAATCAGCACCGGGGGGCGGGACACCGACAGGGGCAGCGGCGACGGCAAAGCGTCTCCGGGCGGGGCAGGCGCCAGGCGACCAAGTTCTTCGGCCAGGCGGTGCGTTTCGGCCGAGGGGGCGCTGCCGAATTCCCGCTCAATGGCGGTCACGCAGCGCTGGTACGTTCGCAGGGCCGCTGCCCGGTCGCCATTGAGGTAATGCAGCCGCATCAGCGTCCGGTAGGCGTCCTCTGACACAGGATCGGTGTGCAGCCAGAGTTCAGCCCATTCCAGCGCGCGCCGCAGATCACCCTGCTCCTGCTCG
Above is a window of Deinococcus betulae DNA encoding:
- a CDS encoding ABC transporter substrate-binding protein, which translates into the protein MKRGSRNPAVRLKLNPSGSRSRGGRGRERWPTDGPVLDHAVLPLFEAVLAAKPDLIIMYSLAGLPDSKANYAALSKIVPTPAFDFDATDAGWRPALKKLGRVFGRTQTAERSIQTFDRRVTELRGKLAPVLARPNTALLVMFEPTSVMALGEKFSFSGTLRQLGLKLSVPAGMDANTVFKVVIPEALLTLKADRVVLLRAKTGGQLVPRNMTDTLLAQAKLPVNTYPLDPQEASTGPLTDLKRLEALAKILR
- a CDS encoding ATP-binding protein, with amino-acid sequence MSVRMDAPWQLALLGRPQVTRPDGQKAECPPRLLLILAFVALEGRTARARLASMMWPDVLESVARNNLVHALRRIQAISGAGLLLVGRDIDLAPGVQLDVGPLLHPEPGQDPPTFASALTLLDGLDFELGADLVAWIEVWRERLMQLAVEQVRRAVTREQEQGDLRRALEWAELWLHTDPVSEDAYRTLMRLHYLNGDRAAALRTYQRCVTAIEREFGSAPSAETHRLAEELGRLAPAPPGDALPSPLPLSVSRPPVLIGREEAWARMEAAWAKGQIIFISGEPGVGKSRLLQDFVQAKGSHVWLDGRPGDLTVPYSTLSRILRTYLRAAPDVELPGYVQQELSRLLPECAGPGGPPPPIVDEEARLRFYTAMGDAIVLTTQGASVIVQDDWQYCDKATSDFGAAFASRTYPLAEGQTGPPGIVAFRAGELPLPQKTMLQGVVQGGQAIHIELGPLDEADTRRLVHSLGVPELEPRIAAITQLAGGYPQFVQEAVRYLLEAGADDAGPLPLPPLIQEVLMRRLEQLSERALHVARAASVLQQDFTVDLIGEMLGLPLLDVAAAWEELEGRQIMQGERFSHDLLLQAVAAGIPASIRRLLHRSAARTLERHHGSAPRIAGHWASGESPTQASAWFIQAAAAARAAFRLDEAEGFEWQAQQTASAARTVGPATA